Sequence from the Cucurbita pepo subsp. pepo cultivar mu-cu-16 chromosome LG02, ASM280686v2, whole genome shotgun sequence genome:
TTTTTGAATCTAGTCATATGAAGTCGGATGATTTTGTAGGCAGTTGTGACATTGAACAACTTCCAAATGTACCGGCACATAATGAGTCCCGGGTGGACGATGGGATGGACGTGGGCGAAAAAGGAAGTGATATGGTCGATGGTCGGGTCGCAAACGACCGAGCAAGGCGATTGCTCCAAGTTCAAAGGAAACATTCCTCACTGTTGTAAGAAAACCCCCACTGTTGTGGATTTGATGCCAGGAGTTCCTTACAATCAGCAGTTTACAAACTGCTGCAAAGGTGGGGTTGTGGCAGCTTGGGGACAAGACCCTCAAGCTGCTGTTTCAGCCTTTCAGATCAGTGTTGGCCAAGCAGGTACTTCAAATAAGACTGTCAAACTCCCCAAGAACTTCACTCTGCTTGGTCCCGGCCCCGGGTACACTTGTGGCCCCGCCAAGGTCGTGCCTTCCACCACCTTCCTCACGCCCGACCGCCGTCGCAAAACTCAAGCTCTGAGTAAGAACACGTTCATTACAGTCCTCCATCTGCATTTTATCGACAAGTATAAGCTGTAATTTGGtcatctttctcctttttgtgTGCAGTGACTTGGAATGTGACCTGCACTTACTCTCAGTTTTTGGCCAGAAAAAATCCTAATTGTTGTGTTTCTTTCTCATCGTTCTACAACGATACGATCACGTCTTGTCCGTCTTGCACCTGTGGTTGCCAAAACAAGAACAGCTGCATCAAGTAAGGCTAGCCATTTCCATCTCAATTCTTGTAAGTATTGCCATTAGTACAGCTCAGACCTGAACTGTGTTGTGCTTTGCAATGACTGCAGGAGTGATTCTAAGATTCTTAAGCTGGTTGGAATCAATACACCAAAGAAAGACAACACCCCGTTGCTGCAGTGCACGCATCATATGTGCCCGGTTCGAGTTCACTGGCAcgtgaaacaaaattataaggaatactGGCGGGTGAAGATCGCCATCACAAACTTCAACTATCGAATGAACTATTCGCTTTGGTCTCTCGTCGTCCAGCATCCAAATCTGAACAATGTAACCCAAGTTTTCAGCTTCAACTACAAACCCCTTGTTCCCTATGAATCAATCAGTAAGTAAAAGCATCAAACTCCAAAACTGTTTTCTACTCATTGCTCTTTCCTTGACATATTCAACGAAAGAGGAGAGCTAAGACACGGTTTTTGCTCCTGATATACACAGATGACACGGGAATGTTCTACGGGACGAAGTTTTACAACGACCTTCTGATGGAAGCAGGGCCATTTGGGAATGTACAATCAGAGGTATTGCTGCAAAAGGATCAGAACACCTTCACCTTTAAGCAGGGATGGGCATTCCCTCGGAAAGTTTACTTCAATGGCGACGAGTGCATGCTTCCACCACCGGATACATACCCGTTCCTGCCAAACACTGCCCGCCAAAGGCCCGTCGCCCTCTCAACATCATTTGCTTTGCTGCTGCTCTTCCTGCTGCTAGCTATTTGTTGAGTCCCTTTCTAGAATTCAAAATTACACATGAAGAAAGAATGTAATGTAATTTTTCAGATCAAGTCCATATTTTTGACATATAGGAACAAAATCACCTG
This genomic interval carries:
- the LOC111789053 gene encoding COBRA-like protein 4, which gives rise to MSLIVSAVFLFVIFSLGAAYDPLDPNGNITVKWDVMSWTPDGYVAVVTLNNFQMYRHIMSPGWTMGWTWAKKEVIWSMVGSQTTEQGDCSKFKGNIPHCCKKTPTVVDLMPGVPYNQQFTNCCKGGVVAAWGQDPQAAVSAFQISVGQAGTSNKTVKLPKNFTLLGPGPGYTCGPAKVVPSTTFLTPDRRRKTQALMTWNVTCTYSQFLARKNPNCCVSFSSFYNDTITSCPSCTCGCQNKNSCIKSDSKILKLVGINTPKKDNTPLLQCTHHMCPVRVHWHVKQNYKEYWRVKIAITNFNYRMNYSLWSLVVQHPNLNNVTQVFSFNYKPLVPYESINDTGMFYGTKFYNDLLMEAGPFGNVQSEVLLQKDQNTFTFKQGWAFPRKVYFNGDECMLPPPDTYPFLPNTARQRPVALSTSFALLLLFLLLAIC